One genomic region from Arthrobacter sp. FB24 encodes:
- a CDS encoding carbohydrate ABC transporter permease produces MTTTTDHGLAGHSPRLSEGLPATPANRRRFNWAFIIRIALLVIAAALTLGPVLWTLSTSLRSPSESFKLPPSFIPWNPDFTSYGEVFQQLNIFLLVLNSALVTGLIAVGQMVSAALAGYAFAHLKFRGRGALFSIVLATMMVPVQVTIVPVFMLIRGMGLSDTLLALILPAIPTAFGTFLMRQYFMGLPAELAEAASIDGASPWRTFRSVYAPLAMPGMAIVGILAFNFHWNEFFRPLILTISEQNFTLPLGLVSLQGNLGTGSISVVLAGVVLSMIPALVVFMFGQRALQDGLTAGTGK; encoded by the coding sequence ATGACAACCACAACAGACCACGGCCTGGCCGGACATTCCCCCCGGCTGTCCGAAGGCCTCCCGGCAACGCCAGCCAACCGGCGCCGGTTCAACTGGGCCTTTATCATCCGCATCGCCCTGCTGGTGATCGCGGCCGCCCTGACGCTGGGCCCGGTGCTGTGGACCCTGTCCACCTCGCTGCGGTCGCCGTCGGAATCCTTCAAGCTCCCGCCGTCGTTCATCCCCTGGAACCCCGACTTCACGTCCTACGGGGAAGTATTCCAGCAGCTAAATATTTTCCTGCTCGTCCTCAACAGCGCCCTGGTGACGGGACTGATCGCGGTGGGCCAGATGGTGTCCGCGGCGCTGGCAGGCTATGCGTTCGCGCACCTGAAGTTCCGCGGCCGCGGCGCCCTCTTCTCGATTGTGCTCGCCACCATGATGGTGCCGGTGCAGGTCACGATCGTCCCGGTCTTTATGCTGATCCGCGGTATGGGCCTGTCTGACACGTTGCTCGCGCTGATCCTGCCGGCCATTCCGACGGCGTTCGGCACCTTCCTGATGCGCCAGTACTTCATGGGGCTGCCGGCAGAGCTGGCCGAAGCGGCTTCGATCGACGGCGCCTCGCCCTGGCGTACATTCCGTTCCGTGTATGCGCCGCTGGCGATGCCCGGCATGGCGATCGTGGGAATCCTCGCATTCAACTTCCACTGGAACGAGTTCTTCCGGCCGCTCATCCTGACCATCTCCGAGCAAAACTTCACGCTCCCGCTGGGACTCGTCTCGCTCCAGGGCAACCTGGGAACCGGCAGCATCTCCGTGGTGCTCGCGGGCGTTGTCCTGTCCATGATTCCGGCGCTGGTGGTCTTTATGTTCGGCCAGCGCGCACTCCAGGACGGCCTCACGGCCGGCACCGGGAAATAA
- a CDS encoding carbohydrate ABC transporter permease: MSTTTPHRERPKRAAGPAAQDAPSAKDATAPGAGSRHTQRWLAWVFLGPTILGMGLFTLIPIVASVVLAFFRWDIISAPTFVGFDNFSEVVQDPTVRVSFLNTIVFVVVAVALQLGLALALAIMVQEKMPAWLRVFFRSAFFFPLILSAASVSIFMRYLFNEQFGVVNWFLSLAGIPAVPWLTTPGGSAAVVILVYVWQNFGFSFLLFIGGLASIPVETYEAAAIDGATGWRKHLHVTLPLLSPTTLVASVMAIISALQVFDQPYVLTRGGPGDSTRTAVMVIFESAFQRLEFGQASAIGVLLTLIIMAITAAQFRLSKRFVFYQ; encoded by the coding sequence ATGAGCACCACCACCCCGCACCGGGAGCGGCCGAAGCGGGCCGCCGGGCCGGCAGCGCAGGATGCCCCGTCCGCCAAAGACGCCACGGCACCGGGCGCCGGCTCTAGGCACACCCAGCGCTGGCTGGCCTGGGTCTTCCTGGGCCCCACGATCCTCGGCATGGGCCTGTTCACCCTGATCCCGATTGTGGCGTCGGTGGTCCTCGCCTTCTTCCGCTGGGACATCATTTCCGCGCCGACGTTCGTGGGCTTCGACAACTTCTCCGAAGTGGTCCAGGACCCCACCGTCCGGGTGTCCTTCCTGAACACCATCGTGTTCGTGGTGGTGGCCGTAGCCCTCCAGTTGGGGCTCGCCCTGGCACTGGCCATCATGGTGCAGGAGAAAATGCCGGCCTGGCTGCGCGTGTTCTTCCGCTCCGCCTTCTTCTTCCCGTTGATCCTGTCGGCGGCCTCCGTGTCCATCTTCATGCGGTACCTCTTCAACGAACAGTTCGGCGTGGTCAACTGGTTCCTGTCCCTCGCGGGCATCCCCGCCGTGCCGTGGCTGACCACGCCGGGCGGGTCCGCCGCCGTCGTGATTCTGGTTTATGTATGGCAGAACTTCGGGTTTTCCTTCCTGCTGTTTATCGGCGGCCTGGCCTCCATTCCGGTGGAGACATACGAAGCGGCAGCGATCGACGGCGCCACGGGCTGGCGCAAGCACCTGCATGTGACGCTTCCGCTGCTGAGCCCCACGACGCTGGTGGCCTCGGTGATGGCCATCATCAGCGCCCTGCAGGTGTTCGACCAGCCCTATGTGCTGACCCGCGGCGGCCCCGGTGACTCCACCCGCACAGCCGTCATGGTCATCTTCGAATCGGCCTTCCAGCGGCTCGAATTCGGTCAGGCGTCCGCCATCGGGGTGCTGCTCACCCTGATCATCATGGCCATCACAGCCGCGCAGTTCCGGCTCAGCAAACGATTCGTCTTCTACCAGTAA
- a CDS encoding extracellular solute-binding protein: protein MTGATNGHLREITRRTALGALGAGIIGATVASWPRLSGSDIPGRGDNSLSIAIMGTAADAAARQRAIDAFTRLHPEIRVKVQAIQAVDWKDFFTKILTMVAAGTPPDVVYVATEGAQLFAEKLAHPLDEYVRRDAADMAEFFDDVHPSLVEAFMYKGSLYQLPMDWNAANMYYNTTAFAQAGLERPADDWTHMDFRNSLAAMRKARTSDFTPYYWTNRLFGGVVPWLYANDTSFLKETRSAGGEWLWDGFYANDPSRGLRSGGYQWLEPNANDDRVFESFDYLRGLVKDGLGVRPEEGGGSSLVGLFASNRIGTTPAGGYWVQGLHEAGMGESDFDVQFFPRWKSQRHQFGTAGYAIMKTAKDKDAAWEWIKFSSSREAMELIFPNPITTPARRSMVNEQLYAGKGPAHWKVFYDTLDRFPTTGPIPAPPQQAAVETALMKNVSLAVSGDERQLKQALASMQRDLELALRRQS, encoded by the coding sequence ATGACCGGAGCCACAAACGGGCACCTGCGGGAAATCACCCGTCGTACCGCCCTTGGTGCCCTGGGCGCGGGAATCATCGGAGCAACCGTGGCGTCCTGGCCGCGGCTCTCCGGATCGGACATTCCGGGCCGAGGGGACAACAGCCTCAGTATCGCCATCATGGGCACCGCCGCGGACGCCGCCGCCCGCCAGCGCGCCATCGACGCCTTCACCCGCCTCCACCCGGAGATCAGGGTCAAAGTCCAGGCCATCCAGGCCGTCGACTGGAAGGACTTCTTCACCAAGATCCTCACCATGGTGGCCGCGGGCACCCCGCCGGATGTGGTCTACGTGGCCACTGAAGGCGCCCAGCTGTTCGCTGAAAAGCTTGCCCACCCGCTGGACGAGTACGTGCGCCGCGACGCCGCGGACATGGCCGAGTTCTTCGACGACGTCCACCCCAGCCTGGTGGAGGCCTTCATGTACAAGGGCAGCCTGTATCAGCTCCCGATGGACTGGAACGCCGCCAACATGTACTACAACACCACCGCGTTCGCGCAGGCAGGATTGGAGCGCCCGGCGGATGACTGGACCCACATGGACTTCCGCAACAGCCTCGCCGCCATGCGGAAAGCCCGGACCTCGGACTTCACGCCCTACTACTGGACCAACCGGCTCTTCGGCGGAGTGGTGCCGTGGCTCTACGCGAACGACACCAGCTTCCTGAAGGAGACCAGGTCCGCCGGTGGAGAGTGGCTTTGGGACGGCTTCTACGCCAACGATCCCTCCCGCGGCCTCCGCTCCGGCGGCTACCAGTGGCTGGAACCCAACGCCAATGACGACCGCGTGTTCGAGTCCTTCGACTACCTCCGCGGACTGGTCAAGGACGGGCTGGGCGTCCGCCCCGAGGAAGGCGGCGGCAGCTCACTGGTGGGACTGTTCGCATCCAACCGCATCGGGACCACCCCCGCCGGCGGCTACTGGGTGCAGGGCCTGCACGAAGCCGGGATGGGCGAAAGCGATTTCGACGTGCAGTTCTTCCCGCGCTGGAAGAGCCAGCGCCACCAGTTCGGCACCGCGGGCTACGCGATCATGAAGACCGCGAAGGACAAGGACGCCGCCTGGGAATGGATCAAGTTCAGTTCCAGCCGCGAGGCCATGGAACTGATTTTCCCCAACCCGATTACGACGCCGGCGCGCCGCTCCATGGTGAACGAGCAGCTTTACGCGGGCAAGGGGCCCGCCCATTGGAAGGTCTTCTACGACACCCTGGACCGTTTCCCCACCACCGGCCCCATTCCGGCACCACCCCAGCAGGCGGCCGTCGAAACGGCCCTGATGAAGAACGTATCGCTCGCAGTCAGCGGCGACGAGCGCCAGCTCAAACAGGCCCTCGCCTCCATGCAGCGCGACCTTGAACTGGCCCTGAGGAGGCAGTCATGA